GAAATGACGCAACGATCGGACGGAATCCTGGGTGTGCGACGCGACGACGTCGCGACCATGCTGCTCGACCGGCTCGGTGATCAACGGCTGGGCCTGCGCACCCGCGACACCGACTGGAGCTGGGACGCGGTGGTCCGGGAGTCGGCCGCCCGCGCGGAGCTGGCCCGGACCCTGCGCCGTGACGGACCGTTCCACATCGGGATACTGCTGGACAATGTGCCCGATTTCGTCTTCTGGCTGGGTGCGGCGGCGCTGGCGGGCGCGACGGTGGCCGGACTCAATCCGACCCGCGGCGACGCGCAGCTGGCAGCCGATATCGAGTACGTCGACTGCCAGCTGATCGTCACCGACGCCGCGGGCATGGCCCGGCTGCGGGAGCTGGAACTGAGCCTGGCCGAGGACCGTTTCCTGCTGGTCGACGATCCCGGATATGCCGCGCGGCTCGACGCGTATCGAGCCGAACCCGCCGCGGCGGGCGGGCCGGACACGCTGCTGCTGCTGCTGTTCACCTCCGGCACCACCGGCACCTCGAAGGCGGTGCGGTGCACCCAGCGCCGCCTCGCGATACTCGCCTACGCGGCGACCGAGAAGTTCGGACATGTGCGCGACGATGTGGACTACTGCTGTATGCCGCTGTTCCACGGCAATGCCATCATGGCGCTGTGGGCGCCGGCGCTGTCGGTCGGTGCGACGGTTTGCCTGATCCCGAAATTCTCCGCGTCCCAATTTCTTCCGGATGTCCGGTACTTCGGCGCGACCTTCTTCACCTACGTCGGCAAAGCTCTCGGGTATCTGCTGGCCACGCCCGAAACCGAGACCGATTCCGACAATCCGCTCGTTCGCGGTTTCGGCACCGAGGCATCGGTGGCCGATCAGGACCAGTTCCGCCGTCGCTTCGCCGCCGAACTGTTCGAGGGGTACGGCTCCAGTGAGGGAGCGAGCCTGGCCGCCCTGGATCCGAATGCCCCGCCGGCCGCACTCGGCAGGCCCGCGCATCCCGGTGTGGCCGTGGTCAATCCGGACACCCTGCGCGACTGCGCTCGGGCCGAACTCGACGAGCACGGCCGGGTGCGCAATCCCGACGAGGCGATCGGGGAGATGATCGACAAGGCCGGAGCGATGTCCTTCGAGGGGTACTACAAGAACGAGATCGCCGATGCCGAACGCATCCGCAACGGCTGGTACTGGACCGGCGATCTCGGCTATATCGACACCGACGGCTTTCTGTATTTCGCCGGCCGCAAGGGCGACTGGCTCCGGGTCGACGGCGAGAACACCTCCGCGCTCATGATCGAGCAGGTGCTGCGCCGACATCCGGCCGTCATCGCCGCCGCCGCGTTCGGGGTGCCCGACCCGCGGTCCGGCGATCAGGTCATGGCCGCGGTCGAGGTGGCCGACCCGGCCGGATTCGACCTGCGCGAATTCGCCGAATTCTTACGCGCCCAGGACGATCTCGGTTCCAAGGGCACACCCCGGCTGTTGCGGGTATCGGCGAATCTGCCGGTGACCGGGTCGAACAAGGTACTCAAGCGGGAACTACAGGAACAGATGTGGCGCACCGACGACGCGGTCCATCGGTGGGCGGGCCGCGGCACACCGGAGTACCGCCTCATGTCCGCCGCGGACAAGCAGGCGCTGGAGTCGGAGTTCGTCGCGTTCGGAAGACAACGCATGGTGTGAGCACGGACGCGGCGTTCAGTCGGGTAGCCGGGACATCTCGATCAAGGTCAGGCCGAGTGCGTCGACCCGCGCCAGGACCGCGCGTACGGCCGTGCTGTCGGGTACCGACCCGAAGAGGGTGGTCGTGCCGAGCGTGGATATCTCGCTGCGAGTCAGCTCGGGAAAGGCGGCCAGCGCGCGCTCGGACAGCTCGCCCTCGATGACGAACCGGTATCGAATGTCCTTCGGCATAGAGGGCCGCCTCTCCGTCGCCCGTGCACTCGGCCGCGATATTCGAGCTGTTCCCGGTGTTCAGTCTGGTAGACGGCGTGCGCGGCGCACTTCATCCGATCGGGATGATGTTCGCCGTGCGGCCGTACGGTGCGGTCCGGGCCAATTCACCCGCAACGAGTGACAACGCTTCCGGCGCCGGTGTGGTCGTGGGACACCGGGGATTTCGGACGGCGCCGATCGCGACACGGAGACGATCGGGCGTGAGTCGGTGCGTGGCGGCGGTCGCGGGAATACCGTGGAGGA
The genomic region above belongs to Nocardia spumae and contains:
- a CDS encoding AMP-binding protein yields the protein MTQRSDGILGVRRDDVATMLLDRLGDQRLGLRTRDTDWSWDAVVRESAARAELARTLRRDGPFHIGILLDNVPDFVFWLGAAALAGATVAGLNPTRGDAQLAADIEYVDCQLIVTDAAGMARLRELELSLAEDRFLLVDDPGYAARLDAYRAEPAAAGGPDTLLLLLFTSGTTGTSKAVRCTQRRLAILAYAATEKFGHVRDDVDYCCMPLFHGNAIMALWAPALSVGATVCLIPKFSASQFLPDVRYFGATFFTYVGKALGYLLATPETETDSDNPLVRGFGTEASVADQDQFRRRFAAELFEGYGSSEGASLAALDPNAPPAALGRPAHPGVAVVNPDTLRDCARAELDEHGRVRNPDEAIGEMIDKAGAMSFEGYYKNEIADAERIRNGWYWTGDLGYIDTDGFLYFAGRKGDWLRVDGENTSALMIEQVLRRHPAVIAAAAFGVPDPRSGDQVMAAVEVADPAGFDLREFAEFLRAQDDLGSKGTPRLLRVSANLPVTGSNKVLKRELQEQMWRTDDAVHRWAGRGTPEYRLMSAADKQALESEFVAFGRQRMV